The following are encoded in a window of Fimbriimonadaceae bacterium genomic DNA:
- a CDS encoding SDR family oxidoreductase: protein MFSLHGKHVVALGGTGVLGEAMVKGLAGAGATVSLVGRDRGKLDALAAQVGGAAWTADAGDFEDLARVAGEVAARQGPVDVLLAAVGGNRPEATLRPDQGFFDWDLDAAKETFDLNLFTGAVHPVFAFGPHVRPEGASVVTVTSVAAELPISRVGAYAAAKSALDTWTRWCAVEWGGRTGGRVRVNAVQPGFFITEQNRFLLTDQATGELTERGRKIIDHTPAGRFGVPEDLVGAVLYLASDASKFVNGTVLTVDGGFCSWWGL from the coding sequence ATGTTCAGCCTTCACGGCAAGCATGTCGTCGCGCTCGGGGGCACCGGTGTCCTTGGTGAGGCGATGGTGAAGGGGTTGGCCGGCGCGGGGGCGACGGTCAGCCTGGTCGGTCGTGACCGGGGAAAACTGGACGCCTTGGCGGCCCAGGTCGGCGGAGCGGCATGGACAGCTGACGCCGGTGACTTCGAGGACTTGGCCCGGGTGGCCGGCGAGGTCGCGGCCCGACAGGGCCCGGTCGACGTCTTGCTTGCCGCCGTCGGCGGCAACCGCCCGGAGGCGACCCTGCGGCCCGACCAAGGCTTCTTTGACTGGGATTTGGACGCGGCCAAGGAGACCTTTGACTTGAACCTGTTCACGGGCGCGGTGCACCCGGTCTTCGCCTTTGGGCCCCACGTCCGGCCCGAGGGCGCGAGTGTCGTCACGGTGACGTCGGTGGCGGCCGAACTGCCGATCAGCCGGGTCGGTGCCTATGCGGCCGCCAAATCGGCCTTGGACACCTGGACCCGCTGGTGCGCCGTCGAGTGGGGTGGGCGTACGGGGGGACGGGTGAGAGTGAACGCGGTCCAGCCGGGCTTTTTCATCACTGAGCAGAACCGCTTCCTCCTCACCGACCAGGCGACTGGTGAACTGACTGAACGGGGTAGGAAGATCATCGACCACACGCCGGCAGGACGGTTTGGTGTCCCGGAAGACTTGGTGGGCGCGGTCCTCTACCTGGCCAGTGACGCCAGTAAGTTTGTGAACGGCACCGTCCTGACGGTCGACGGCGGGTTTTGTTCATGGTGGGGGCTGTGA